In the genome of Tannockella kyphosi, one region contains:
- the glmS gene encoding glutamine--fructose-6-phosphate transaminase (isomerizing) — protein MCGISAYIGNNNAVDFLIQGLSKLEYRGYDSAGITILNHENQFVTTKKQGKLVNLMEALKESKQVGYMGIGHTRWATHGVPCDENSHPHCNKNNTISLVHNGIIENYSILKEELIKDGYEFLSMTDSEVIVHLLDKYDNGNMLETINHVIPKLEGSYALCIMVASDKDCMYVVKKDSPIVLACDANASYVASDIPAILDYSKNVYFMDDYQIARVEKGKITFYDLEQNIIIKEPTFIAYDNQTAQMDGYESFMLKEIYEQPFALQETLRGRIVENKIFFKELKDLDKKVKEFQRVYIVGCGTAYHAGLSIVDIMEKDLQIPVSCTVASEFRYNDPIINQHTLAIFISQSGETADTLAALKLAKSKGATTLSIVNVLSSSIARTSDYTTYTCANLEIAVASTKAYTTQIATLLLLSKYMYQEKTNQLIDNQLLTELQEIPTILKTVIKDSDIFKNYAKKVIQYHYAFFLGRGLDFPTAMEGALKLKEISYIHASSYIAGELKHGSIALIEKTSPVIALALQPNIIKKTISNIQETIARGGDVILITTKPNKVEGTYATYYLPEVHPSLMPIVAAIPMQFIAYHASKLKGYDVDKPRNLAKSVTVE, from the coding sequence ATGTGTGGAATTAGTGCCTATATAGGTAATAACAATGCAGTAGATTTTTTAATACAAGGATTAAGTAAATTAGAATATCGAGGTTATGATTCAGCAGGTATCACTATTTTAAATCATGAAAATCAGTTTGTTACAACTAAAAAACAAGGAAAATTAGTAAATCTTATGGAAGCATTAAAAGAAAGTAAACAAGTTGGATATATGGGGATTGGTCATACTCGTTGGGCTACTCATGGAGTTCCTTGTGATGAAAATTCACATCCTCATTGTAATAAGAACAATACGATTTCATTAGTACACAATGGTATTATTGAAAATTATAGTATTTTAAAAGAAGAACTAATAAAAGATGGTTATGAATTCTTATCAATGACTGATAGTGAAGTAATTGTACATCTATTAGATAAATATGATAATGGAAATATGTTGGAAACAATCAATCATGTAATACCAAAATTAGAAGGAAGTTATGCATTATGTATTATGGTGGCGAGTGATAAAGATTGTATGTATGTTGTTAAAAAAGATAGTCCTATCGTGCTAGCTTGTGATGCCAACGCTAGTTATGTAGCTAGTGATATACCTGCTATTTTAGATTATAGTAAAAATGTATATTTTATGGATGATTATCAGATTGCTAGAGTTGAAAAAGGAAAGATAACTTTTTATGATTTAGAACAAAATATTATTATCAAAGAGCCTACTTTTATTGCTTATGATAATCAAACAGCACAAATGGATGGATATGAATCATTTATGTTAAAAGAAATATATGAACAACCATTTGCTTTACAAGAAACATTAAGAGGTCGTATTGTAGAAAATAAAATTTTCTTCAAAGAACTAAAAGATTTAGACAAAAAAGTAAAAGAATTCCAACGTGTTTATATCGTTGGATGCGGTACTGCCTATCATGCTGGTTTAAGTATTGTAGACATAATGGAAAAGGATTTACAAATACCTGTTAGTTGCACTGTTGCTTCGGAGTTTCGCTACAATGATCCAATTATTAACCAACATACACTAGCTATCTTTATATCCCAATCAGGTGAAACAGCAGATACATTAGCTGCACTAAAACTAGCCAAAAGCAAAGGTGCTACGACACTATCAATTGTTAACGTGCTATCTTCATCGATTGCTAGAACAAGTGATTATACTACCTATACTTGTGCAAACTTAGAAATTGCAGTTGCAAGTACGAAAGCTTACACCACCCAAATAGCAACTCTATTATTGTTATCAAAATATATGTATCAAGAGAAAACAAATCAATTAATAGATAATCAACTATTAACAGAACTACAAGAAATACCAACCATTCTAAAAACAGTAATAAAAGATAGTGATATTTTTAAAAATTATGCAAAAAAAGTAATTCAATATCATTATGCATTCTTTTTAGGAAGAGGATTAGATTTTCCGACTGCGATGGAAGGTGCATTAAAATTAAAAGAAATTTCTTATATCCATGCAAGTAGTTATATTGCTGGCGAATTAAAACATGGATCTATTGCTTTGATAGAAAAAACAAGTCCTGTAATTGCTTTAGCACTACAACCAAACATTATTAAGAAAACAATTAGTAATATTCAAGAAACAATTGCTAGAGGTGGTGATGTTATTTTAATAACAACGAAACCTAACAAAGTAGAAGGAACTTATGCTACTTATTATTTACCAGAAGTACATCCATCATTAATGCCAATTGTTGCAGCAATACCAATGCAATTTATCGCATATCATGCTTCAAAATTAAAAGGCTACGATGTTGATAAACCTCGTAACCTTGCTAAGTCAGTAACTGTCGAATAA
- a CDS encoding DUF368 domain-containing protein has product MLKVLIGGIAVGMANIIPGVSGGTMMVVLGIFNQVMDSISGLFSTKETNRKQHVMFLCFLGLGACIGLVVFANVLEFLFGKFPDQTMYCFVGMVACSIPSLIKKEMSGDKFEAIPFFIGFVVIFGISYFAPEKMDTVITEFPPISIIYILTMIFIGMIAGGAMFVPGVSGSMILLIIGKYYLFKSLLANVTSFEIDILVPLAFMMIGILLGIVLSSKVTGHFLKTNHSTTMNFVLGLVVASSIVLIPFSATYDMYLIVTSVIAVVIGGVIVLLLEKIA; this is encoded by the coding sequence ATGTTAAAAGTGTTAATAGGCGGTATAGCTGTAGGGATGGCGAATATCATTCCAGGTGTAAGTGGTGGTACAATGATGGTTGTACTTGGAATATTTAATCAAGTAATGGATTCAATTAGTGGATTGTTTTCTACTAAGGAAACCAATCGTAAACAACATGTGATGTTTTTATGTTTTTTAGGGTTAGGAGCATGTATTGGTTTGGTTGTTTTTGCGAATGTTTTAGAGTTTTTGTTTGGGAAGTTTCCTGATCAAACAATGTATTGTTTTGTGGGGATGGTTGCTTGTTCGATTCCTTCATTAATAAAAAAAGAAATGAGTGGTGATAAGTTTGAAGCGATTCCTTTCTTTATAGGGTTTGTAGTCATTTTTGGGATTAGTTATTTTGCACCAGAGAAGATGGATACTGTTATTACTGAATTTCCACCGATTTCCATTATTTATATACTAACTATGATTTTTATAGGAATGATTGCTGGTGGGGCAATGTTTGTACCTGGTGTTAGTGGGAGTATGATTTTATTAATTATTGGTAAATATTATTTATTTAAGTCATTACTTGCGAATGTTACATCTTTTGAAATTGATATTTTAGTACCATTAGCATTTATGATGATTGGTATTTTATTAGGGATTGTGCTTAGTTCAAAAGTAACAGGTCACTTTTTAAAGACAAACCATAGTACTACTATGAATTTTGTTTTAGGATTAGTAGTTGCTAGTAGTATTGTATTAATTCCATTTAGTGCAACTTATGATATGTATTTAATTGTTACAAGTGTAATTGCCGTTGTTATCGGTGGAGTTATTGTTTTGTTATTAGAAAAGATTGCTTAG